A section of the Clostridium felsineum DSM 794 genome encodes:
- a CDS encoding DUF4038 domain-containing protein, protein MNYKNKRIEKWRQIILEFKSEATYKNPFLDANISALFTAPSGRIIKREAYYDGGNVYKISFAPTELGIWSFVISADESSKLNDIKGKVECVEYKGDLDIYKHGFLKVHPSGKYLIYDDGTPFFWLGDTHWEFAYKEKWDESNHSKIDSMFKGMAKKRVDQGYNIYQTNLRSDSIMEGDKYYWIETENGKLPNIEFYQNELDRRMYYLADLGLVNAIGFAWFMSIIGDVDNQKNLARYIIARYGSLPIVWTLAGEVAGYTEESRELCINGWCEVAKYIEKLDGYNTLQTAHYTNERPFADYYQGETWFDFTLNQAGHGDFPVSPIYYREFLKKYPKKPFIEGECFYEFCSTLEENGTRMCTADMLRRVAYMSIQLGGCGYTYGAQGIWDNVWEKGQPNPMNIFNRFDITWYEAIDGIGGEQMGYMKSFYEKIHFWELTPYKDPDDENETNLFGKKAPLITVNKAKNRMVIYYSDAARKTVKVKGLQKGKYKLTWFDPRTNEYDVFEELELIHDQWKIPLKKEEGDWLLVLKKQD, encoded by the coding sequence ATGAACTATAAAAACAAAAGAATAGAAAAGTGGCGGCAAATAATATTAGAGTTTAAAAGTGAAGCTACATATAAAAATCCATTTCTAGATGCAAATATAAGTGCTTTATTTACAGCACCGTCAGGTAGAATTATTAAAAGAGAAGCCTACTATGATGGAGGTAATGTCTATAAAATTTCCTTTGCGCCTACAGAACTTGGAATTTGGAGCTTTGTAATATCAGCAGATGAGTCATCTAAACTAAATGATATAAAAGGTAAAGTTGAATGTGTTGAGTATAAAGGAGATTTAGACATATATAAACATGGTTTTTTAAAGGTTCATCCGTCAGGTAAGTATTTAATATATGATGATGGAACACCATTTTTTTGGCTAGGGGATACGCATTGGGAATTTGCCTACAAAGAAAAATGGGATGAATCAAATCATTCTAAAATAGATAGCATGTTTAAGGGAATGGCTAAAAAACGTGTAGATCAGGGTTATAATATATATCAGACGAATTTAAGAAGTGATAGTATTATGGAGGGTGACAAGTATTATTGGATAGAAACTGAAAATGGAAAGCTTCCTAATATAGAATTTTATCAAAATGAATTAGATAGACGTATGTATTATTTAGCAGATTTGGGGCTTGTTAATGCTATAGGTTTTGCATGGTTTATGTCGATAATTGGTGATGTTGATAATCAAAAGAATTTAGCAAGATACATAATAGCTAGATATGGTTCATTACCCATTGTTTGGACATTAGCAGGAGAGGTTGCTGGCTACACTGAAGAAAGTAGAGAATTATGTATAAATGGCTGGTGTGAAGTAGCTAAATATATAGAAAAATTAGACGGCTATAATACTCTTCAAACAGCGCATTATACAAATGAAAGACCTTTTGCAGATTATTATCAAGGTGAAACCTGGTTTGATTTTACATTGAATCAAGCTGGACATGGTGATTTTCCAGTTAGTCCAATTTATTATAGGGAGTTTTTAAAAAAGTATCCTAAAAAGCCATTTATAGAGGGGGAATGTTTTTATGAATTTTGCTCTACTTTAGAAGAAAATGGAACACGCATGTGTACAGCAGATATGTTAAGAAGAGTTGCATATATGTCAATTCAGCTTGGAGGTTGTGGCTACACTTATGGGGCTCAAGGAATTTGGGATAATGTATGGGAAAAAGGTCAACCTAATCCTATGAATATTTTTAATAGATTTGACATTACTTGGTATGAAGCAATTGATGGAATTGGTGGAGAACAAATGGGTTATATGAAATCTTTCTATGAAAAAATTCATTTTTGGGAGTTAACACCTTATAAAGACCCAGATGATGAAAATGAAACTAATCTTTTCGGTAAAAAAGCACCACTTATAACAGTCAATAAAGCTAAGAACAGAATGGTGATTTATTATTCAGATGCAGCGAGAAAAACTGTAAAAGTAAAGGGATTACAAAAGGGTAAATACAAATTAACTTGGTTTGATCCACGTACTAACGAATACGATGTTTTTGAAGAGTTAGAATTAATTCATGATCAATGGAAAATTCCTCTAAAAAAGGAGGAAGGCGATTGGTTATTAGTATTAAAAAAACAAGATTAA
- a CDS encoding M20/M25/M40 family metallo-hydrolase: protein MLKESKDINPVELLQKLIQFNTTNPPGNENECIRYIEKLLSEVGIETKIVGKTQRRTNLIARLKGDGSAAPFLMYGHVDVVTTENQTWKHSPFKGTIDDDCVYGRGTLDMKGAIAMMVSSLIKIKTSKIIPHCDIILCIVSDEESDGKYGARYVVENYAHLFENVKYAIGEVGGFTMYIGEKKFYPIMVAEKQRCCLKIVTRGKGGHGSMPIHDGAMAKLGSILTALDQKKLPAHITQPAKIMINEMAKNFEPQIGEILKGLTNPSECDKILEVLGNKMSFFDPILHNSVSPTIVRGGNKINVIPSEITLELDGRILPGYSVENILDEVKSIIGEIGEINVTSYDPGPQLVDLKMFNTLSDIIKEGDKEGIPIPFVMAGVTDARFFSKLGIQTYGFTPMLFPKDIMYSKLIHASNERIPLKALEFGTNSIFKLLNTIR from the coding sequence ATGTTAAAAGAAAGTAAGGATATAAATCCAGTAGAACTGCTACAAAAATTAATACAATTTAATACAACAAACCCACCAGGAAATGAAAATGAATGCATTAGATATATAGAAAAACTCTTATCAGAGGTGGGTATTGAAACAAAAATCGTTGGCAAAACACAAAGAAGGACTAATTTAATAGCAAGGCTAAAGGGAGATGGAAGCGCTGCGCCATTTTTAATGTATGGACATGTGGATGTTGTTACAACAGAAAATCAAACTTGGAAACATTCACCCTTTAAAGGGACAATTGATGATGATTGTGTATACGGAAGAGGAACACTTGATATGAAGGGTGCAATAGCAATGATGGTTTCTTCACTTATAAAAATTAAAACTTCAAAAATTATTCCACATTGTGATATAATTCTTTGTATAGTTTCAGATGAAGAATCGGATGGTAAATATGGTGCTAGGTATGTTGTTGAGAACTATGCACATCTATTTGAAAATGTAAAATATGCCATTGGTGAAGTTGGCGGATTTACTATGTATATAGGAGAAAAGAAATTTTATCCTATTATGGTTGCGGAAAAACAAAGATGCTGCCTTAAGATAGTAACGAGGGGTAAAGGTGGACATGGTTCAATGCCAATACATGATGGTGCAATGGCCAAGCTTGGAAGTATATTAACTGCATTGGATCAAAAAAAACTCCCAGCACATATTACACAACCTGCGAAAATAATGATTAATGAAATGGCTAAAAATTTTGAACCCCAAATAGGTGAAATATTAAAAGGATTAACTAATCCTAGTGAGTGTGACAAGATTCTCGAAGTTTTAGGTAATAAAATGAGTTTTTTTGATCCTATTCTACACAATAGTGTTAGTCCAACAATAGTAAGAGGAGGAAATAAAATAAATGTTATACCTTCGGAAATTACCTTGGAGTTAGACGGAAGAATATTACCAGGATATAGTGTGGAAAATATATTAGATGAGGTAAAGTCAATTATAGGAGAAATAGGAGAAATAAATGTTACAAGTTATGATCCAGGACCTCAATTAGTAGATTTAAAAATGTTCAACACGCTTTCTGATATTATTAAAGAAGGAGATAAGGAGGGAATACCTATTCCATTTGTCATGGCTGGTGTTACGGATGCGAGATTTTTTTCAAAGCTTGGTATACAAACCTATGGATTCACACCAATGTTATTTCCTAAAGATATAATGTATTCTAAGCTCATACATGCTTCAAATGAACGTATCCCCTTAAAGGCGTTGGAATTTGGAACGAATTCTATATTTAAATTACTGAATACAATAAGATGA
- a CDS encoding aldo/keto reductase — protein sequence MLYNRCGNSGLKLPAISLGLWHNFSSRDVFSNSEAIFKRAFELGITHFDVANNYGRPYDGSAEETLGRILNKNYTSYDRDKMIISTKAGYDMWEGPYGDGGSKKYLIASLDQSLKRLGLEYVDIFYHHRYDPETPLEETMRALDLMVRQGKALYVGISNYGPEETKRASKILKELGTPCLINQLQYSMFNRKIEGKQLEIHKEEGIGTIAFKPLFQGLLTDKYLNGIPKDSRIGKHSLYLHEKDITDEKLNKVIKLNEVAKKRGQSLAQMALAWTLRGDLTSVIIGASRPAQVEDNVKAVDNLEFSKEELDIIDKILAYD from the coding sequence ATGTTATATAATAGATGTGGAAATAGTGGACTTAAGCTGCCAGCAATATCTTTAGGATTATGGCATAATTTTAGTTCAAGGGACGTTTTTTCAAATAGCGAAGCAATATTTAAAAGAGCTTTTGAACTTGGAATAACCCATTTTGATGTAGCTAATAATTATGGAAGACCATATGATGGTTCAGCAGAGGAAACTTTGGGGAGGATATTAAATAAGAACTATACATCCTATGATCGAGATAAGATGATTATATCAACGAAAGCTGGATATGATATGTGGGAAGGCCCTTATGGTGATGGTGGTTCAAAAAAATATTTAATTGCAAGCTTAGACCAAAGCTTAAAACGTTTAGGGTTGGAATATGTTGATATATTTTATCATCATAGATATGATCCAGAAACGCCATTAGAAGAAACAATGAGAGCTCTTGATTTAATGGTTAGGCAGGGAAAAGCTTTATATGTAGGTATATCAAACTACGGACCAGAAGAAACAAAAAGAGCATCAAAGATTTTAAAAGAGCTTGGAACTCCATGCTTAATAAATCAGCTCCAATATTCCATGTTTAATAGAAAAATTGAGGGGAAACAGTTAGAGATACATAAAGAAGAAGGAATAGGTACTATTGCATTTAAACCTCTTTTTCAAGGACTTCTTACAGATAAATATTTAAATGGAATACCTAAAGACTCAAGAATTGGGAAACACAGTTTGTATTTGCATGAAAAGGACATAACAGATGAAAAGCTTAACAAGGTTATTAAGCTCAATGAAGTAGCTAAAAAAAGGGGACAAAGTCTTGCTCAAATGGCATTAGCGTGGACATTAAGAGGAGATTTAACATCAGTAATTATTGGTGCAAGTAGACCAGCTCAAGTTGAAGATAATGTAAAAGCAGTAGATAATTTAGAGTTTAGCAAAGAAGAATTAGATATAATTGATAAAATCCTTGCTTATGATTAA
- a CDS encoding aldo/keto reductase — translation MEYRKLPHGNEKISTIGIGMGSIHESSEEEIEETINFAIDNGVNFFDMVASKEKPYKAYGKAFKGRREKVYLQMHLGASYKNGEYGWTRKLSEIKEEFSRKLDDLNTNYTDMGYIHCIDDIEDYNSMLSSGLLDYAKQLKKHGIIRHLGFSSHSPEIAKRFLDTGLVDMFMFSINPAYDYTKGTYALGSVEDRMNLYRECEKAGVGISVMKPFSGGQLLNAETSPFGRALNRYQCIKYALDRPGVLTVLPGIRGKKDLLDILKYFEVTDEEKDYSVIGEFTPQTAVGKCVYCNHCQPCPKGINIGLINKYYDLAKAGDYMAESHYHKLPLHAEDCVKCGHCESRCPFSVKQETRMYEIKTYFSK, via the coding sequence ATGGAGTATAGAAAATTACCACATGGAAATGAGAAAATTAGTACTATTGGTATTGGAATGGGGTCTATCCATGAAAGTTCAGAAGAGGAAATAGAAGAAACTATAAATTTTGCAATAGATAATGGCGTGAATTTTTTTGACATGGTTGCATCAAAAGAAAAGCCTTATAAAGCATATGGAAAGGCTTTTAAGGGTAGACGTGAGAAAGTATATTTACAAATGCACTTAGGTGCTAGCTACAAAAATGGTGAGTATGGATGGACAAGAAAATTATCAGAAATTAAAGAAGAGTTCTCTAGGAAATTAGATGATTTAAATACGAATTATACAGATATGGGATACATTCACTGTATTGATGATATAGAAGACTATAACAGTATGCTATCTTCTGGTTTGTTAGATTATGCAAAACAATTGAAAAAGCATGGGATTATTCGTCATTTAGGATTTTCTTCTCATTCGCCAGAAATAGCAAAAAGATTTTTAGATACAGGACTTGTGGACATGTTTATGTTTAGTATCAATCCAGCTTATGATTATACTAAAGGAACTTATGCACTAGGATCAGTAGAGGATCGTATGAATCTATACAGAGAATGTGAAAAAGCAGGTGTTGGAATTTCTGTAATGAAACCATTTAGTGGTGGACAACTTTTGAATGCAGAAACTTCACCATTTGGTAGAGCACTAAATAGGTATCAATGTATAAAATATGCACTAGATAGACCAGGAGTGCTTACTGTACTTCCAGGAATACGTGGAAAAAAAGATTTACTTGATATTTTAAAATACTTTGAGGTAACAGATGAAGAGAAGGATTATTCTGTAATTGGAGAATTTACCCCACAAACGGCTGTTGGGAAATGTGTATATTGTAATCACTGTCAGCCATGTCCCAAGGGAATAAACATTGGATTAATTAATAAATATTATGACCTTGCTAAGGCAGGAGATTATATGGCAGAAAGTCATTATCATAAGCTTCCACTTCATGCAGAGGATTGTGTAAAATGTGGACATTGTGAATCTAGATGCCCATTTTCAGTAAAACAAGAAACACGAATGTATGAGATAAAAACTTATTTTAGCAAATAA
- a CDS encoding SDR family oxidoreductase, with protein sequence MKGREKEVIVLTGAGSIGLAVVRRIGVGKHVVVADVYLKNAEDVAKILYNSGFESSAFFVDISSKESILSLIKKAQEFGEITRFINAAGVSPSQASIEDILKVDLYGTALLLHEFGKVIKEGGSGVIISSQSGYRLGVISQEQSDLMATTPVEKLLKLEFLKADKIKDTLHAYQLSKRCNSLRVMAEAVKWGKKRARINSISPGIIITPLANDELNGLNKEVYRKMLKLCPAGRAGTPDEVAAVAELLMSDSGAFISGSDFLMDGGVTASYWYGDLSPRNSK encoded by the coding sequence GTGAAAGGGAGAGAAAAAGAAGTCATTGTTTTAACAGGAGCGGGTTCTATCGGTCTTGCTGTTGTGAGAAGAATTGGAGTTGGAAAACATGTTGTTGTTGCTGATGTATATTTGAAAAATGCAGAAGATGTTGCTAAGATATTATATAATTCGGGATTTGAAAGTAGTGCATTTTTTGTGGATATTTCATCAAAAGAATCTATTTTAAGTTTAATTAAAAAGGCACAAGAATTTGGAGAGATTACAAGATTTATTAATGCAGCTGGAGTATCCCCATCACAGGCATCAATTGAAGATATTTTAAAAGTAGATTTGTATGGTACAGCGTTACTTTTGCATGAATTCGGTAAAGTTATTAAAGAAGGTGGTTCTGGTGTAATAATATCTTCTCAATCAGGTTATCGGCTTGGAGTGATTTCACAGGAACAAAGTGATTTGATGGCTACAACACCTGTAGAAAAACTACTTAAACTTGAATTTCTTAAAGCTGATAAAATAAAAGATACACTTCATGCATATCAATTATCAAAGCGTTGTAATAGTTTGCGTGTAATGGCAGAAGCGGTTAAATGGGGTAAGAAGAGGGCACGTATCAATTCTATTAGTCCTGGAATTATTATAACTCCCTTAGCCAATGATGAATTAAATGGGCTTAATAAAGAAGTATATAGAAAAATGCTCAAACTTTGTCCGGCTGGAAGAGCAGGAACACCTGATGAAGTTGCAGCAGTTGCAGAATTATTAATGAGTGACAGTGGTGCATTTATTTCAGGCAGCGATTTTTTGATGGATGGTGGTGTTACAGCATCTTATTGGTATGGAGATCTTTCACCAAGGAATAGCAAATAA
- a CDS encoding SGNH/GDSL hydrolase family protein, with the protein MKKQLTYLLTSFMLSLCITPTSSVFAAKNIHTNINSENQNTTLLNNISSNKSISNVLLTGRFDTSDSVGPKFAWSNSSIKANFKGTGISVNLKSSGNDWFDVIIDGDVQAPIGITTNTTSPFILASGLKKGTHTVELVKRTEPLVGETQFLGFTVTDGHLLPSPKPSSKRIMFIGDSITAAFGNEGANQYEDFSPAKENAYLSYAAMTARNLHADLMNISWSGKGIYLNADKTTTDVMPELYNRILPNNKTNLWNSQNWIPQVVVINLGTNDFESGVAVDKTTFVKGYSDFVDLIRKEYPKADIYCAIGPGLVGENLIMQRSYVTNIVNSKKSSGDNKLYFIEFPIQDAANGYGEDWHPSIKTHTLMANQLTSQIKSNSGW; encoded by the coding sequence ATGAAAAAACAACTTACTTACCTTCTAACTAGCTTTATGCTTTCTTTATGTATAACTCCAACATCAAGTGTTTTTGCAGCTAAAAATATACATACAAACATTAATTCTGAAAATCAAAACACAACTTTACTAAATAATATAAGCTCAAATAAATCTATTTCAAATGTTCTTCTAACTGGGCGCTTTGATACAAGCGATTCTGTAGGTCCAAAGTTTGCATGGAGTAATTCCTCAATTAAAGCTAATTTCAAAGGAACTGGAATAAGTGTTAATTTAAAATCTTCAGGAAATGATTGGTTTGATGTTATAATTGATGGAGATGTACAAGCTCCTATTGGTATAACTACTAATACAACATCTCCTTTTATCCTAGCTTCAGGTTTAAAAAAGGGAACTCATACTGTAGAATTAGTTAAAAGGACTGAGCCTCTTGTTGGTGAAACTCAATTCTTAGGCTTTACTGTTACTGATGGACATCTTTTACCATCACCAAAACCTTCTTCAAAACGCATAATGTTCATTGGTGATTCAATTACTGCCGCCTTTGGAAATGAAGGTGCAAACCAATATGAAGATTTTTCACCAGCAAAAGAAAATGCTTATCTCTCCTATGCGGCTATGACTGCTAGAAATTTGCATGCTGATTTAATGAATATTAGTTGGTCTGGAAAAGGAATATATCTTAATGCTGATAAAACTACTACAGATGTAATGCCTGAACTATATAATAGAATTTTGCCTAATAATAAAACTAACCTTTGGAATTCACAAAATTGGATTCCTCAAGTAGTAGTTATTAATCTTGGTACAAATGATTTCGAATCTGGTGTAGCAGTAGATAAAACAACCTTTGTTAAAGGCTATTCAGATTTTGTAGATTTAATAAGAAAAGAATATCCCAAAGCTGATATTTACTGTGCAATTGGACCTGGATTAGTTGGTGAAAATCTTATAATGCAAAGAAGCTATGTAACTAACATTGTTAATTCAAAAAAATCTTCTGGGGATAATAAACTTTATTTTATTGAATTTCCCATTCAAGATGCAGCAAATGGATATGGTGAAGATTGGCACCCAAGTATAAAAACTCATACCTTAATGGCAAATCAACTTACTAGTCAAATAAAATCTAATTCTGGATGGTAA
- a CDS encoding MFS transporter codes for MSKKETLIVTLALLLSNAMAGLDGTIVNTALPAIVSDLHGIQYMGWIVAVFLLGMAVVTPLWSKLGERIGNKRAYEISTLLFAIGSIFQASSSNIVFFLIARTIMGIGAGGMNTLPFIIYADLYTDLKRRGKVVGYATASYSAAAIIGPLIGGWIVDTFSWHWVFYINVPIALISILSIQFFFKDSKRSSTGKKIDYLGATIMVVSLVLLLAGIQMIESEPIILVGILILVGLILLIVLFKVEEKADDPIIPNRLFKNGPLVIDFILFALLWGAFVAFNIYIPMWAQGLLGLSALIGGVTQIPGSITNFVGSVVGPSVQPHIGKYRTIALGTLAFFIAFIGMVWAGITVPLWFLLIVGIFEGFGIGLCFNVLQISVQEDAEKRDIPVATSFAYLLRILSQTFMSSIYGVILNNALIKGVAAAHGKITIYMLNKLSDSQSASHLPKKLLPIMRNIMYGGLHNIMLVALVLLVLALIFNFAIYFKSKKRNVTEEFIEREG; via the coding sequence ATGAGTAAGAAAGAAACTTTGATAGTAACATTAGCATTATTACTATCAAATGCTATGGCAGGGTTAGACGGAACAATTGTAAATACTGCTTTGCCTGCAATAGTAAGTGATTTGCATGGAATTCAATATATGGGTTGGATAGTAGCTGTTTTTCTGTTAGGAATGGCAGTAGTAACTCCGCTTTGGAGTAAATTAGGAGAGCGTATAGGGAATAAAAGAGCGTATGAAATTTCTACATTACTCTTTGCTATTGGATCTATATTTCAAGCATCATCAAGTAATATTGTGTTCTTTTTGATTGCAAGAACTATTATGGGAATAGGTGCGGGCGGAATGAATACTTTGCCATTTATTATTTATGCAGATTTGTATACCGATTTAAAGAGAAGGGGAAAAGTTGTTGGATATGCTACAGCAAGTTATAGTGCGGCAGCTATTATAGGACCACTTATTGGTGGTTGGATAGTTGATACATTTAGTTGGCATTGGGTTTTTTATATTAATGTGCCAATTGCATTGATTTCAATACTTAGCATTCAATTCTTTTTTAAAGACAGCAAAAGAAGTTCTACAGGTAAGAAAATTGACTATTTAGGTGCTACCATAATGGTAGTTAGTTTGGTATTGCTTTTAGCAGGAATTCAAATGATAGAATCAGAACCAATAATTCTAGTTGGTATTTTAATTCTAGTTGGGCTGATTTTATTAATAGTACTGTTTAAAGTGGAAGAAAAGGCAGATGACCCTATAATACCTAATAGACTTTTTAAGAATGGTCCACTAGTAATAGATTTTATATTATTTGCCCTTTTATGGGGGGCATTTGTTGCGTTTAATATTTACATACCGATGTGGGCACAGGGATTATTAGGTCTAAGTGCTTTAATTGGAGGGGTGACTCAAATTCCCGGTTCTATTACAAACTTTGTTGGTTCAGTGGTTGGTCCATCAGTACAACCTCATATAGGAAAATATCGTACTATTGCTCTAGGAACGTTAGCTTTTTTTATTGCATTCATTGGTATGGTTTGGGCAGGTATAACAGTGCCATTATGGTTTCTATTAATAGTAGGAATATTTGAAGGCTTTGGTATAGGTTTATGCTTTAATGTATTACAAATTAGTGTACAGGAGGATGCAGAAAAACGAGATATTCCAGTTGCAACATCCTTTGCATATCTTTTACGTATTTTGAGTCAAACCTTTATGTCATCAATATACGGGGTCATTTTAAACAATGCCTTGATTAAGGGGGTTGCTGCAGCTCACGGAAAAATTACTATTTATATGCTAAATAAATTAAGTGATTCTCAAAGTGCAAGTCACCTGCCTAAAAAATTATTGCCTATTATGAGAAATATTATGTATGGTGGTTTACACAATATTATGTTGGTTGCTTTAGTTTTATTGGTGCTGGCTTTGATTTTTAATTTTGCAATATATTTTAAATCAAAAAAAAGAAATGTTACTGAAGAATTTATTGAAAGGGAAGGGTAA
- a CDS encoding CapA family protein, whose amino-acid sequence MGEKGLLATLDFLNQNGYKHRHVGTARDTKEQRDIPISEKNGIRVAFFILYILFK is encoded by the coding sequence ATGGGGGAGAAAGGACTTTTAGCTACATTGGATTTTCTTAATCAAAATGGATATAAACATAGACATGTAGGAACAGCGAGAGATACAAAAGAGCAGAGAGACATACCTATTAGTGAAAAAAACGGAATAAGAGTTGCTTTTTTTATCTTATACATATTGTTTAAATAA
- a CDS encoding histidine kinase N-terminal 7TM domain-containing diguanylate cyclase, with protein sequence MGRINDFLSSFLYIETFSIIVIAIYSWRRRKALGAFPLLFLCFSSAIYSFGYGMEITSTSLESVNLCSKFEYMGLSFIPVLWVIQAYSLANKDKKISNIIKVLIFIIPTLTCIFRIANDKLNFMYRNEKLISNGYFYILTYEKCFWYYIYYSFFFGCIVISTIMYYKAFLKASGLARRQLKIIICISISAILFEGFDQLQIVPIKMDYGAFIMFFVYVLFAAAVYPFDIMHIIPVSREIIFDWIYDGVIVMDTNFNLKDFNYAAKEIFKCLDKSLIGTKLELCTSEACEFMKMIKIWYSGSEECSKKLLDGGFIKDTFEFRINSKGSVIYFKARLKALYYHGYRVGSTILISNVTKEKEEVLELEKMARFDQLTGLLSRAYFTKYSNVEFDKLHRKNQTGVLVMIDIDYFKRINDTYGHQAGDHILKEMAFIAKNMLRNKDLIGRYGGEEFIAFLPQLSLKQAKLAIECIRLAFQNHDFFYEDKLIKVTASFGMVECCKRTMANSYEQMVKKADIALYESKKNGRNRIAVY encoded by the coding sequence ATGGGAAGAATAAATGATTTTTTAAGTAGTTTTCTTTATATTGAGACTTTTAGCATTATTGTAATTGCAATCTATTCTTGGAGACGAAGAAAGGCTTTAGGTGCGTTCCCACTCCTTTTTCTTTGCTTCAGTTCAGCTATTTATTCATTTGGATATGGTATGGAGATAACATCAACATCACTTGAGAGTGTAAATTTATGTAGTAAGTTTGAATACATGGGATTGTCTTTTATTCCTGTGCTTTGGGTAATACAAGCTTATTCCTTAGCTAATAAGGATAAAAAAATCAGTAATATAATAAAAGTGCTCATATTTATAATACCTACACTTACTTGTATATTTAGAATTGCAAATGATAAGCTAAATTTTATGTATAGGAATGAGAAACTCATAAGTAACGGATATTTTTATATTTTAACTTATGAAAAATGCTTTTGGTATTATATTTATTATAGTTTTTTCTTTGGGTGTATAGTAATTTCAACAATTATGTATTATAAGGCATTTTTAAAAGCCTCGGGACTTGCACGGCGTCAGCTTAAAATTATTATTTGCATATCCATAAGTGCCATACTTTTTGAAGGATTTGATCAATTACAAATTGTGCCTATTAAGATGGATTATGGAGCTTTCATAATGTTCTTTGTTTATGTATTGTTTGCAGCTGCAGTATATCCCTTTGATATTATGCATATTATTCCTGTATCTAGAGAAATAATATTTGATTGGATTTATGATGGAGTAATTGTTATGGACACAAATTTTAATCTTAAGGATTTTAATTATGCTGCAAAGGAAATATTTAAATGTTTAGATAAAAGTTTAATAGGTACAAAATTGGAGCTTTGTACAAGTGAAGCTTGTGAATTTATGAAGATGATAAAGATTTGGTATAGTGGTAGTGAAGAGTGTTCAAAAAAGCTTTTAGATGGAGGCTTTATAAAGGATACTTTTGAATTCAGAATTAATTCAAAAGGAAGTGTTATTTATTTTAAAGCCAGATTGAAGGCGTTATATTATCATGGATATAGAGTTGGAAGTACTATATTAATTTCTAATGTAACGAAGGAAAAAGAAGAGGTACTTGAACTTGAAAAAATGGCTAGGTTTGATCAACTTACAGGACTTTTAAGTAGAGCATATTTCACAAAATATTCTAATGTAGAGTTTGATAAATTGCATAGGAAAAATCAAACTGGGGTATTAGTTATGATAGACATTGACTACTTTAAGAGAATTAATGATACGTATGGACATCAGGCAGGAGACCACATTTTAAAGGAAATGGCATTTATAGCTAAAAATATGCTTAGAAATAAAGACTTAATAGGAAGATATGGTGGTGAGGAGTTTATTGCTTTTCTTCCTCAATTGTCTTTAAAACAAGCCAAATTAGCAATTGAATGTATTAGATTAGCTTTTCAAAATCATGATTTTTTTTATGAAGACAAACTTATTAAAGTTACTGCTAGCTTCGGCATGGTAGAATGCTGTAAAAGGACAATGGCAAATTCTTATGAGCAGATGGTTAAAAAAGCTGATATTGCTTTATATGAGTCTAAGAAAAATGGAAGAAATCGAATTGCTGTATATTGA